A region of Vitis riparia cultivar Riparia Gloire de Montpellier isolate 1030 chromosome 1, EGFV_Vit.rip_1.0, whole genome shotgun sequence DNA encodes the following proteins:
- the LOC117922117 gene encoding UDP-N-acetylglucosamine diphosphorylase 1-like — MRELTADGNAAAPPQALLERLKDYGQEYTFALWDELSAEERDLLVKDIESLDLSRIDRIIRCSLRSQGLPTAAIEPVPESSVSTVEERTLEERERWWKMGLKAISEGKLAVVLLSGGQGTRLGSSDPKGCFNIGLPSGKSLFQLQAERILCVQRLAAQSTNEGSGGFVPIHWYIMTSPFTDDVTRKFFESHKYFGLEADQITFFQQGTIPCISKDGRFIMETPYKVAKAPDGNGGVYSALKSSRLLEDMATRGVKYLDCYGVDNALVRVADPTFLGYFIDKGVASAAKVVRKAYPQEKVGVFVRRGKGGPLSVVEYSELDPTLASAINQETGRLRYCWSNVCLHMFTLDFLNQVANGLEKDSIYHLAEKKIASTHGYTMGLKLEQFIFDAFPYAPSTALYEVLREEEFAPVKNANGSNFDTPDSAKLLVLRLHTRWVVAAGGFLTHSVPLYATGVEISPLCSYSGENLEAICRGRTFHAPCEISF, encoded by the exons atgagagaactGACGGCCGACGGTAACGCGGCGGCTCCTCCGCAAGCTCTTCTGGAGAGGCTCAAGGATTACGGCCAGGAGTATACTTTTGCCCTTTGGGACGAGCTTTCGGCAGAGGAGCGAGACCTTCTCGTCAAGGACATCGAG AGTTTAGATCTTTCAAGGATAGATCGGATCATTCGGTGTTCACTTCGATCTCAAG GGCTTCCGACGGCAGCAATTGAGCCGGTTCCAGAGAGTAGTGTGTCCACTGTAGAGGAGAGAACACttgaagaaagagagagatggtGGAAGATGGGTTTGAAAGCCATCTCCGAAGGGAAGTTGGCGGTGGTTCTCCTATCTGGTGGGCAG GGAACTCGGCTTGGAAGTTCAGATCCAAAGGGATGTTTTA ATATTGGACTTCCATCAGGAAAGTCACTCTTTCAACTTCAAGCTGAACGAATTTTGTGTGTTCAAAGACTTGCTGCTCAATCTACAAATGAGG GTTCAGGTGGTTTTGTGCCAATTCATTGGTACATTATGACGAGTCCATTTACTGATGATGTCACCCGCAAATTTTTTGAAAGCCATAAATACTTTGGCCTTGAAGCAGATCAA ATCACCTTCTTCCAGCAAGGAACCATACCTTGTATTTCAAAGGATGGCAGATTCATCATGGAGACTCCCTACAAA GTAGCTAAGGCTCCAGATGGAAATGGAGGAGTATATTCAG CTTTAAAATCTTCAAGATTACTTGAAGATATGGCCACAAGAGGAGTCAAGTACTTAGATTGCTATGGAGTTGACAATGCACTG GTCCGTGTGGCTGATCCAACTTTCTTGggttattttattgataaaggTGTAGCTTCAGCAGCAAAAGTTGTCCGTAAG GCATACCCCCAAGAAAAGGTCGGTGTGTTTGTAAGGCGAGGTAAAGGTGGACCTCTTTCCGTCGTTGAGTACAGTGAGTTGGATCCAACACTGGCTAGTGCAATCAATCAGGAAACTGGACGGCTTCGCTATTGTTGGAGTAAT GTGTGCTTACATATGTTTACTCTGGATTTTCTGAACCAAGTGGCAAATGGCCTTGAGAAAGACAGCAT TTACCATCTTGCAGAGAAGAAAATCGCTTCAACCCACGGATACACAATGGGATTAAAACTAGAGCAGTTTATATTTGATGCATTTCCATATGCCCCTTCAACTGCACTTTATGAG GTATTGCGTGAAGAAGAGTTTGCACCAGTAAAGAATGCCAATGGGTCAAACTTTGACACTCCCGATAGTGCTAAGCTGCTTGTTCTCAGACTCCATACTCGTTGGGTGGTGGCTGCAGGCGGCTTCTTGACGCATTCAGTGCCCTTATATGCAACTG GTGTGGAGATATCACCACTCTGCTCCTATTCTGGGGAAAACCTAGAAGCCATCTGCCGTGGAAGAACATTTCACGCTCCTTGTGAAATCTCATTCTAG